Below is a window of Ctenopharyngodon idella isolate HZGC_01 chromosome 7, HZGC01, whole genome shotgun sequence DNA.
TTGGCAGTCATAGATAGATCCATAAAATGTATGCTAATAGTTATGTTACAGTAAGTGCCAGTTTGCACAAGAGTAAGTATTCAGCCACTCTTGATTTTCaatgcaaaattattttttaaggtAGTTCCATTTGCTATAATTTTGCACTTTTAGCAGGTGGTTAAACTGCATCTTAGGCACAGACTCTTCTATTTCTCCTAATTGTTGATATGGAAACGCAGATATTGTCTGATCTCAGCTGACGCATAATTCACTACGGGTCTGTCAGTCTGCCCTCACAAAGGACTTTAGAGTTTATTTAGAGACATAAAGAGATGTAAAACTGGGTATATAATAACATACTCTCTGCAGTAGTCACATGGAATGTGTTTTAACCAACATTATCAGCTCCGTTCTCCTGGAGTCACTCACTCTTGAGTCCCGACTCATGTCTCGGCCTCACTTTAAGGCACACAGCAGATATTGGCAGGTCTGCTTTACCTCGGCTTCTTTTAAACACTAATCCACTTAGCAGGAAAATGAGATTAGATGAGGAACGTATCCCTGTCGCTGCAGAGGCCTGGACATGCCGCTTTATTCATGTCCTTATCTCATGTTTGGGCCTGAGGACGAGATGATGACACTAGAGTCCGTGTGCATCAGGACCTGTTGAGACACAAACAGATCGAGAGCAATATTATGACGGATTCTAATACAACCGATTTTCATTAGTTTTACTTCTGCATGATCATTAGAATACAATAAAAccataatatttatgaataatctatctatctatctatctatctgtctatctatctgtcgttctatctgtcattctatctatcgttctatctatctatctatctatctatctatctatctatctatctatctgtctgtctatctatctgtcgttctatctatctatctatctatctatctatagttctctgtctgactgtcatcctatctgtcgttctgttgttctatctatctatctatctatctatctatctatctatctatctatctatctatctatctgtcattctatctatctgtctgtctgtctatcgttctatctatctatctatctatctatctatctatctgtcattctatctatctgtctgtctgtctatcgttctatctatctatctatctatctatctatctatctatctgtctgtctatctatctgtcgttctatctatctatctatctatctatctatagttctctgtctgactgtcatcctatctgtcgttctgttgttctatctatctatctatctatctatctatctatctatctatctatctatctatctgtcattctatctatctgtctgtctgtctatcgttctatctatctatctatctatctatctatctatctatctgtcattgaatcgttctatctatctatctatctatctatctatctgtctgtctgtctgtctatctatctgtcattctatctatcttttatgTCTTATCTATCGTTCTCTGTCTGACTGTCGtcctatctatctgtcgttctgtcattctatctatctatctatctatctatctgtcattctatctatctatctgtctgtctgtctatcgttctatctatctatctatctatctatctatctatctatctatctgtcattgaatcgttctatctatctatctatctatctatctatctatctatctatctatctgtctgtctgtctgtctgtctatctatctatctgtcgttctatctatcttttatgTCTTATCTATCGTTCTCTGTCTGACTGTCGtcctatctatctgtcgttctatctatctgtcattctatctatctatctatctatctatctgtctgtctgtctgtctatctatcgttctatctatctatctatctgtctgtctatctatctgtcgttctagctatctatctgtcgttctatctatctatctatctatctatctatctatctatctatctgtctgtctgtctatctgcctatctatctgtcgttctatctatcgttctatctatctgtctgtctatcgttctatctatctatctatctatctatctatctatctgtctgtctatctgcctatctatctgtcgttctatctatcgttctatctgtcattctatctatctgtctgtctatctgtcgttctatctatctatctatctgtctgtctgtctgtctgtctgtctatctatctatctgtctgtctatctatctatctgtctgtctgtcgttctatctatcattctgtcgttctatctatatctatctatctatctatctatcatttatcTGTCTTATCTATCGTTCTCTGTCTGACTGTCGtcctatctatctgtcgttctgttgttctatctatctatctatccgtcattctatctatcgttctgtctgtcgttctatctatctgtctgtctgtctctccatctatctatctatctatgcatttgtttatttaaataagttaCATTACGTGCTCATATTGTATAATACCTCTCTGATCAGCTGTTTTTCATGGCTCTAGTGGTTCACTACACCCTCCATGCAGCACCAGAGGCGGACGCTGTGCGGGGACGTGATCTGTTTCCTGTTCATCACACCGTTAGCGAGTCTGTCGGGATGGCTGTGTGTGCAGGGAGCCATGGATCTGTACTACAGCAACGGCATGGAGGCCATCGGACTCATAGTTCTCACACTGACACTGTTCACTATTTACCTCTTCTGGTCTGCTGTAAGTTCACTCCTGTTTTCAGTCTAGCTAAATGAAAGTGCACAAATGCTGCGTTCATGCCAtgttgtaattactgtaattacaagATGACAACCCGCGATTTTCTACTCTGAGCTTTTCAAGTCCTCGGAATTTTGCACTTCTAgggcaacactatcaacagcAAAACAAATCTGCAGCTGTCAGGTGGAACGAATCAGAACTCTTGgagtttacaagttgtaattacaaGTTACGCTTTTTACACATCGGAATCTCAACATCGTGTGGTAAACGTTAATTTCAACATGGCGTGAACACACCTAGACATTTTTCATTTGCAGtgtatggagcccctaaagggacatggtggtggtaaaaaaaaaaaaatgagatgggaggaaaaaatatatttcaaatcttTTGCATTCACTCGCAAcacttttgcgttcccccaagaaactttgaattcccttgcaaaacttttgtgttctcACTTTCTCTCATAATAGGTATGATAGAATCTGAACAAATCTGTAAAAGAGTgattaaaaaatgctgtaacttttctgcataattttccttttttttttactgcaggTATCCCTTCGTTATCACATTCACCTTTTCAGGACGTGGAATGCGACGAATCCCAGTGTCCGGCTACAGATTCCCCGCCCTGTGAAGACACATAAGACACCAAAACACCTAACATTGCACTTCTTGTGCAAATACAATAACAAGGAGACCATGGTGTAATGCAGCATCAGGATTACATTTCACGATGTCTTGATTTTGTGAGAAGCCCTGATTTAGAGTCACACTCAGATTTGGAGAGACATTCTGATTTGGGACTCACACTGAATTGAAGCGATGCCCTAATTTGGAGTGACGCCCTAATTTTGAGAGTGATTCGGAGTGATGCCCTGATATTGAGTGACATCTTAATTTAGAGCGACACCCTGATTTGGAGCAACGTCCTGATCCGAAGTGatgtttttactttgttttgtaaataatgGGAAACTTTAAAGAAACTTTTCAGTCATGAAATTTCATCAAAACATGGGAAAAGCATGTCAAACCACAGAAAAAGAAACCAGAGAACAATGGTGTTGAGATGATAATTGAGTTATTTATACCTGCAGGTTTCACTTTACATGATTGTTTCATAATTATTCAGAAGAATATATATCTAGGTGAACATACAGTAACTAGGTACGACAATCATACAGATCATTTCATTACTGTTTGCTTTATCATGGAAACGCTTGAATTATatagaaagtgttttttttttttttgtttgtttgtttttttctctcatgaaaacaggaaaaatgtgaatatttaaccaaaAGACTAAAACAAATATGCTTTAAAATCTCGTGAACATTGTAAATGTCACATCGGAAAAATCCTCACGAGAAAATTTCGTTCAAAGGTTTCGGGTcaatacgatttttttttttttttttaattaataattttatttacagaggatgcattaaattggtcaaaagtgacagtgaagacatttaaaatgctgtaatgttataaaatatttctgtttcaaataaatgcttttcctttttattttcaggattctttgatgaattaaaagttcagtgtatcacagtttccacaaaaatatgaagcagcacaactgttttcaacattgataataatcagaaatgtttcttgagcatcaaatcagcatattagaattatttctgaaggatcatgtgacactgaagactggaaatcacaggaataaattacatttttacaatattaaagcTTAAATTAAAGCCACAAGCTTTAATGGTTATGAATtgtcaattcagttcaatgccATACAAGTCAGTTAAATTT
It encodes the following:
- the zgc:158785 gene encoding E3 ubiquitin-protein ligase MARCHF3 — protein: MLCEESSAGLTAALDSVVRLKPDTETSTDPVQEVIHCSTYVSSVIPAHGGISLNSEEPFCRICHEGSSAGDLLSPCECAGSLAMVHRVCLEHWLTASGTSHCELCHFQFALERLPKPLTEWFTTPSMQHQRRTLCGDVICFLFITPLASLSGWLCVQGAMDLYYSNGMEAIGLIVLTLTLFTIYLFWSAVSLRYHIHLFRTWNATNPSVRLQIPRPVKTHKTPKHLTLHFLCKYNNKETMV